The following proteins come from a genomic window of Gimesia chilikensis:
- the nadD gene encoding nicotinate-nucleotide adenylyltransferase yields MRIGIFGGTFDPIHNGHLLLAEQCREQAALDEVWLIPAGSPPHKETKGITAGKQRREMLEFAIAGNPSFVIQDLELHRDGPSYTVDTLRQLKESHPADDFFLIIGADSVRDFHTWREPEAILEQAHLIGVNRPNISLPDLSNLTDKLGETVITKISWVTMPGIDLSSTDIRQRIRENKSVRYMMPRAVEVYIHNNRLYLD; encoded by the coding sequence ATGCGTATTGGAATTTTTGGAGGAACCTTCGATCCCATCCATAACGGTCACCTGCTTCTCGCCGAACAGTGCCGCGAACAGGCCGCACTGGATGAAGTCTGGCTGATCCCCGCCGGTTCTCCCCCGCACAAGGAAACAAAAGGCATTACGGCTGGGAAACAGCGGCGAGAAATGCTGGAGTTCGCGATCGCCGGCAACCCCAGCTTCGTCATTCAGGACCTGGAACTGCACCGCGACGGTCCCAGTTACACGGTAGATACGCTACGTCAACTCAAGGAATCCCACCCCGCCGACGACTTTTTCCTGATCATCGGAGCCGACTCTGTTCGCGACTTCCACACCTGGCGCGAGCCGGAAGCGATTCTGGAGCAGGCACACCTGATCGGCGTCAATCGCCCTAACATTAGTTTACCAGATCTCAGTAATCTGACAGACAAGCTCGGCGAGACGGTCATTACCAAAATCTCCTGGGTCACCATGCCCGGCATCGATCTCTCTTCCACCGACATCCGCCAGCGGATTCGCGAAAACAAAAGTGTCCGCTACATGATGCCGCGGGCAGTCGAAGTTTATATCCACAATAACAGGCTGTATTTAGACTGA
- a CDS encoding PQQ-dependent sugar dehydrogenase yields the protein MKAPGKKSDSRVWLVWSLVLTAIFCLQGRLQAQDAQYGIEERIPWTTSKVQGSPDPALPYETERAFPQLKFNQPLVVATAPGMKRFFVAERKGKIFSFDYQDQGTSETELFLDLKQHVPELNEIYGMAFHPRFEENGYVYICYVLKPGLPEGTRVSRFKVQDANRLHCNPESEETLIEWLSGGHNGGCLRFGPDGYLYISTGDGGPASPPDIHNAGQDVSNLLSCVLRIDVDQRSQDLPYAIPVDNPFVKLPNVRPEIWAFGFRNPWKMCFDPKSGDLWVGDVGWELWELVYRVEKGGNYGWSIKEGRQPVKPGNQLGPTPILPPTIAHSHREARSITGGYFYGGTRLPDLKDTYIYGDYSTGKLWGLRYENQRVNWHQELANSTLKVTAFAIDDAGEVYIVDIEGGAFHRLAPIKESDHNPDFPTRLSQTGLFESTEKHQVAAGVIPYEINAPAWADYATAERFIALPPDTTIEVVQKRFWNFPKDTVLVKTISLETERGNPQTALRLETQLLHFNGARWQGYSYRWNEDQTDATLVPTEGDSIKLEITDAGHPDGKLNYEWRVSSRAECAVCHTPYQNYLSVLSFEEAQLNRERKFGDIVDNQLRALAHIKVLPESVWNESKGTKAHYLVDPHNTAAALNLRARSYLHANCRHCHRNNGGGGSTIELDASFDLEAMKAVGVTPTQGKFEILGAEVIAPGDPFRSVLLYRMSKLGKGRMPYSGSSIVDVEGTRLIQEWIERLPTRPHELQFEIARQRNRQVNLLEDAIQIEDQDFSGQKLQEVLGTTSGGLMLLNALDRQPMSEDTQKQIVRLATQGENPLVRDLFERFLPEDQRVKRLGQNIDHRALLSLPGDSREGKRLFMEMAGLQCRNCHRVHQHGKELGPDLTQIGKKLSRQELLENIIEPSKKIDEKYFTCVVELRSGKVVSGLLVRRDDAGVVLKDAKNELLEIPVQDVETVVMQKKSLMPDQLLRDLTAEQAAHLLAYLESLK from the coding sequence ATGAAGGCCCCTGGAAAAAAGTCTGATTCCCGAGTCTGGTTAGTCTGGTCACTGGTCCTGACGGCCATCTTTTGCCTGCAGGGACGTCTGCAGGCGCAGGATGCCCAGTACGGGATCGAGGAACGGATTCCCTGGACGACTTCAAAGGTGCAGGGGAGCCCCGATCCCGCATTGCCTTACGAAACCGAGCGGGCCTTTCCCCAGTTGAAATTCAATCAACCCCTGGTGGTTGCGACCGCGCCAGGTATGAAACGCTTTTTTGTTGCCGAGCGCAAGGGGAAGATCTTTTCCTTCGATTACCAGGATCAGGGGACTTCCGAAACCGAACTCTTTCTGGATCTCAAGCAGCATGTCCCCGAACTGAATGAAATTTACGGGATGGCATTTCATCCCCGCTTTGAAGAAAACGGATATGTTTATATCTGCTACGTTTTGAAGCCAGGCCTGCCCGAAGGGACGCGGGTCTCGCGGTTTAAGGTACAGGATGCAAATCGGCTGCACTGCAATCCGGAATCGGAAGAGACTTTGATTGAGTGGCTGTCGGGCGGACACAATGGTGGCTGCCTGCGGTTTGGACCAGATGGCTATCTTTATATCTCAACAGGTGATGGCGGACCCGCTTCACCGCCGGACATTCATAATGCCGGACAGGATGTGAGCAACCTGCTCTCCTGTGTGCTGCGAATCGACGTCGATCAACGCAGTCAGGATCTGCCTTATGCGATTCCCGTTGATAATCCGTTCGTGAAACTGCCGAACGTGCGGCCTGAAATCTGGGCGTTCGGCTTTCGTAATCCGTGGAAGATGTGCTTCGACCCCAAGAGCGGTGATTTATGGGTGGGCGATGTCGGCTGGGAACTGTGGGAACTCGTCTATCGCGTCGAAAAGGGCGGTAACTATGGCTGGAGTATCAAAGAAGGCCGCCAGCCGGTCAAGCCGGGGAATCAGCTGGGACCGACGCCCATTCTGCCACCCACGATTGCCCATTCGCATCGCGAAGCCCGTTCGATTACAGGGGGCTACTTTTATGGAGGCACGCGCCTGCCGGATCTGAAAGATACTTACATCTACGGTGACTATTCCACGGGAAAACTGTGGGGGTTGCGTTATGAAAATCAACGGGTCAACTGGCATCAGGAGCTGGCGAACTCGACGTTGAAAGTAACCGCCTTTGCCATCGATGATGCGGGCGAAGTTTACATCGTTGACATTGAAGGAGGCGCCTTTCATCGGCTGGCGCCAATTAAGGAGTCCGATCATAATCCGGATTTCCCGACCCGATTGAGCCAGACCGGTTTATTCGAATCAACCGAAAAGCATCAGGTGGCCGCGGGTGTGATACCATACGAAATCAATGCACCTGCCTGGGCGGACTACGCGACTGCCGAACGCTTCATCGCCTTGCCTCCTGATACCACGATTGAAGTCGTGCAGAAACGGTTCTGGAATTTTCCCAAAGATACGGTGCTGGTCAAAACCATTTCGCTGGAGACGGAGCGGGGGAATCCGCAGACGGCCCTGCGGCTCGAAACACAGCTGTTACACTTCAACGGGGCCCGCTGGCAGGGATATTCCTATCGCTGGAACGAAGATCAGACCGATGCGACTCTGGTCCCCACTGAAGGCGACAGCATCAAACTGGAGATAACCGATGCGGGCCATCCGGACGGAAAACTGAACTACGAGTGGCGGGTTTCCAGTCGGGCGGAGTGTGCGGTCTGTCATACACCCTACCAGAATTATTTGTCGGTGCTTTCCTTCGAAGAAGCACAACTCAACCGGGAACGAAAATTCGGTGATATCGTCGACAATCAGTTGCGGGCTCTGGCGCACATCAAGGTGCTGCCCGAATCGGTGTGGAATGAATCAAAGGGGACTAAGGCACATTATCTGGTGGATCCACACAACACCGCGGCAGCGTTGAACCTGCGGGCCCGATCTTACTTGCATGCGAACTGCAGACACTGTCATCGCAATAACGGCGGAGGCGGTTCGACGATTGAACTCGATGCCTCTTTCGATCTGGAAGCGATGAAAGCGGTAGGAGTGACACCCACCCAGGGGAAGTTTGAGATTCTCGGAGCAGAAGTGATTGCTCCGGGCGATCCGTTCCGATCGGTGTTACTCTATCGCATGAGCAAACTGGGAAAAGGGCGGATGCCTTATTCGGGTTCATCGATTGTTGATGTCGAAGGGACCCGGTTAATTCAGGAATGGATCGAACGACTGCCTACGCGTCCGCATGAGTTGCAGTTCGAAATCGCACGTCAGCGGAACCGACAGGTGAATCTGTTGGAAGACGCGATACAGATTGAAGATCAGGATTTTTCCGGACAGAAACTACAGGAAGTTCTCGGAACTACCAGCGGAGGGCTGATGCTCTTGAACGCCCTGGATCGACAACCGATGTCGGAGGACACGCAGAAGCAGATCGTACGGCTGGCGACGCAGGGTGAGAATCCACTGGTGCGTGATTTGTTTGAACGATTCCTGCCTGAGGATCAGCGGGTAAAACGGCTGGGGCAGAACATCGACCATCGGGCGCTGCTTTCATTGCCGGGAGATTCGCGGGAAGGGAAGCGACTGTTCATGGAGATGGCGGGACTGCAGTGCCGGAATTGTCATCGTGTGCATCAGCATGGCAAAGAGCTCGGCCCTGACCTGACCCAGATTGGCAAGAAACTTTCACGGCAGGAGCTGCTGGAGAATATTATTGAACCATCGAAAAAAATCGATGAGAAATATTTTACCTGCGTGGTCGAGCTGCGTTCGGGCAAGGTGGTCAGTGGGCTGCTGGTCCGTAGAGACGATGCGGGCGTGGTGTTGAAGGATGCCAAAAACGAACTTCTGGAGATCCCGGTGCAGGATGTGGAAACTGTGGTGATGCAGAAGAAATCGCTGATGCCCGACCAGTTACTCCGTGACCTGACAGCCGAGCAGGCCGCTCATCTGCTGGCATATCTCGAATCATTGAAATAA
- a CDS encoding PQQ-binding-like beta-propeller repeat protein — translation MRVLKRNQSNHLPSRIAAVALCLIAFSLSLSAAEKPAENKPAAKADASAVPAPQTNPEDWPSFRNGNLQQGVAKTTLPEKLELLWEYPSSDGIASTAAIVGDKVYMAGLNGFVECLELKTGKPVWKYRSIENPDPKKFAPGFKSSPLVTADGVYIGDEDGVFHALHPATGKQLWTFKTDAEIISSANITGDKILFGSYDNFLYCLNVKDGSLAWKFETDGYVNCSPAIVDHFTFVTGCDEQLRVIDIDTGKQHSQMPLMTYLIASPAIWEEDLYVGTYASEIIAVDWKDSKVDWRYKDPKKEYPYHSSAAITETHVVAGGRDKQVHCVERKTGKPIWKFMTRGRVDSSPVIVGDRVFVGSSDGNLYEFDLKDGKNLWKKNLGDDITASPAIGQGHLIIGTESRNGALYCFGKK, via the coding sequence ATGCGCGTATTAAAGCGAAATCAATCGAACCACCTCCCTTCCCGGATCGCAGCTGTAGCACTCTGCCTGATCGCATTCAGTCTGTCTCTGTCTGCTGCTGAGAAACCCGCGGAAAACAAACCGGCCGCCAAAGCAGATGCCTCCGCGGTTCCTGCGCCACAGACCAACCCGGAAGACTGGCCCTCGTTCCGCAACGGGAACCTGCAGCAGGGCGTCGCGAAAACCACGCTCCCCGAGAAACTCGAACTGCTCTGGGAATACCCCTCGTCCGACGGCATCGCTTCCACAGCTGCCATCGTGGGCGACAAAGTCTACATGGCCGGCCTCAACGGCTTCGTGGAATGCCTCGAGCTCAAAACCGGAAAGCCGGTCTGGAAATATCGTTCGATTGAAAATCCCGATCCGAAAAAATTCGCCCCGGGTTTCAAGTCTTCGCCCCTGGTCACCGCCGATGGTGTTTACATCGGCGATGAAGACGGCGTTTTTCACGCCCTCCACCCCGCGACAGGCAAACAACTCTGGACCTTCAAAACCGACGCCGAAATCATCAGCAGCGCCAACATCACCGGCGATAAAATTCTGTTCGGCAGCTACGATAATTTCCTCTACTGCCTCAACGTCAAAGATGGTTCCCTCGCCTGGAAATTCGAGACCGACGGCTACGTGAACTGCTCCCCCGCGATTGTCGATCACTTCACCTTCGTCACTGGCTGTGACGAACAGCTTCGCGTGATCGATATTGATACCGGCAAACAGCACAGCCAGATGCCCTTGATGACCTACCTGATTGCCTCGCCCGCGATCTGGGAAGAAGACCTCTACGTCGGCACCTATGCCAGCGAGATCATCGCCGTCGACTGGAAAGACTCGAAAGTCGACTGGCGTTATAAAGATCCCAAAAAAGAGTATCCTTACCACTCCTCCGCCGCCATCACCGAGACGCACGTCGTCGCCGGGGGCCGCGATAAACAGGTTCACTGCGTCGAACGCAAAACCGGAAAACCCATCTGGAAATTCATGACACGGGGACGTGTCGACAGTTCTCCTGTAATTGTCGGCGACCGCGTCTTCGTCGGTTCCTCGGATGGTAACCTGTATGAGTTCGATCTGAAAGATGGTAAGAACCTCTGGAAAAAGAACTTAGGTGACGATATCACCGCTTCCCCGGCCATTGGCCAGGGACATCTGATCATCGGCACAGAATCCCGAAATGGCGCCTTGTATTGTTTCGGAAAGAAGTGA
- a CDS encoding NAD(P)/FAD-dependent oxidoreductase, with protein MIDSSTTEQPEIETEYDVIIIGAGPAGTGTGALLAEQGRKTLIVDRAHFPRFHVGESLIPETYWSLKRLGLVEQLKQTAFPKKFSVQFVTDEGVETMPFYFHEYKDHESSQTWQVLRAEFDQMLADNAQKQGATIRTGTQVLDLLTAGEQVTGVRVKLPNQETREIKAKLVVDTSGQSAFIVNRLKLKQADPVLRKGTVWAHFKNAHRDEGIDEGATIILQTEGKHSWFWYIPLPDNVVSVGCTGDMNYMFAKDRGTSEDIFWQEVERCSAIKRRLEHAQPDTEFMTTKDFSYHSSQPVGPGWMLAGDALGFIDPVYSSGVFLALKSGELVADTINEAFEADDFSVERLSQWYPGYRAGVENFRKLVYAFYTPGFSFGSFLRQYPQFKTNLVDILIGDVFKPEVAEMFTVMQDEIPELAMTDDSEVAMKK; from the coding sequence ATGATTGATTCGAGTACAACAGAACAGCCTGAAATCGAAACCGAATACGACGTGATCATCATCGGGGCCGGCCCTGCCGGTACCGGTACCGGAGCCCTGCTCGCCGAACAGGGGCGCAAAACCCTCATCGTCGACCGTGCTCACTTCCCCCGCTTTCACGTCGGCGAATCGCTGATTCCGGAGACCTACTGGTCCCTCAAACGACTGGGGCTGGTCGAACAACTCAAACAGACCGCCTTCCCCAAAAAATTCAGCGTGCAGTTCGTCACCGATGAAGGTGTCGAAACCATGCCCTTCTACTTCCACGAATACAAAGACCACGAAAGCTCGCAGACCTGGCAGGTCCTCCGCGCCGAGTTCGATCAGATGCTCGCCGACAATGCACAGAAACAGGGAGCCACCATCCGTACCGGCACACAGGTTCTGGACCTGCTCACCGCAGGCGAACAGGTCACCGGCGTCCGGGTGAAACTCCCCAACCAGGAAACCCGCGAGATCAAAGCCAAACTCGTCGTCGATACCAGCGGCCAGTCCGCCTTCATCGTCAATCGGCTCAAACTCAAGCAGGCCGATCCGGTGCTCCGCAAGGGAACCGTCTGGGCTCACTTCAAAAACGCCCATAGAGACGAAGGCATCGACGAAGGCGCGACCATCATCCTGCAGACCGAAGGCAAACACTCCTGGTTCTGGTACATTCCACTCCCTGACAACGTTGTCAGCGTCGGCTGTACCGGCGACATGAACTACATGTTCGCCAAAGATCGGGGCACCAGTGAAGACATCTTCTGGCAGGAAGTTGAACGCTGCTCGGCCATCAAACGTCGCCTGGAACATGCCCAGCCTGACACCGAATTCATGACCACCAAGGACTTCTCCTACCATTCCTCGCAACCGGTCGGACCGGGCTGGATGCTCGCCGGCGACGCGCTCGGCTTCATCGATCCCGTCTACTCCAGCGGTGTTTTCCTGGCCCTCAAATCGGGTGAGCTCGTCGCCGACACCATTAACGAGGCTTTCGAAGCCGACGACTTCTCCGTTGAACGACTCAGCCAGTGGTACCCCGGCTATCGCGCCGGTGTCGAGAACTTCCGTAAACTCGTCTACGCCTTCTACACTCCCGGGTTCAGTTTCGGCAGCTTCCTCAGACAGTATCCGCAGTTCAAAACCAACCTCGTCGACATCCTCATCGGCGACGTCTTCAAACCTGAAGTCGCCGAGATGTTTACCGTCATGCAGGACGAAATCCCCGAACTCGCCATGACAGACGACTCCGAAGTCGCCATGAAGAAATAA
- the priA gene encoding primosomal protein N' has translation MSKPKQQSLFEDEELPENPMPWERNSQNLYLAQIVLNRPVDRVFHYLVPESMRPLLKPGHRVQVPFGRGNQLSPGYCVGVGPADEDQPSVRLKSVDTILDSRPLFSAKMLKLTRWIADRYLCSWGQVLDCVVPAGVKNQAGTRMVTVFELTDPRALQGRNIPEEIERLPAKQRAVYDALKSADQPLTMDQVMAAAGCGSGPVQTLKKKTLIRSHQKRVQHFENGDDAAYAHITKQDDLQLNRDQRMALDQILSAIRGQRSETFVLQGVTGSGKTEVYIQAIREVVSYGQQAIVLVPEISLTPQAIQRFRSRFDSVAVLHSHLSDSDRHYHWQNIAAGKVQVIVGARSAVFAPAPHLGLIIIDEEHETSFKQETAPRYHAREVARKRSELEKVPLILGSATPTLNSWLRVIEKKDTLISMPKRVNNLPMPGVNIIDVRNDVQVRRNESLGRVLFTGMQHALEAGGQVILFLNLRGYSPALWCKGCGNSVKCPHCEISLTWHRDKSLAVCHSCDFSSKPPTHCPSCGAPGLRYVGTGTQRLEEEVKAKFPNYTCKRMDSDTMRGVGSHAKVLNAFAAGEVDILLGTQMIAKGLDFPNVTLVGVIDADTMLHQPDLFASERTFQLIAQVAGRTGRGMQGGRVFVQTTSPAEPAIVKAAEHDFLGFARLELGHRKEMLAPPFSHYARVILRGPHEEHVEKFARLIAEILHDAAEERKLSVQILGPAPAPIIRLKKYFRYHFQLAAVNVEEILQLWREVDPKLPREKGIEYIIDVDPVNMR, from the coding sequence ATGAGTAAACCGAAGCAACAGAGCCTGTTTGAAGATGAAGAGCTCCCCGAAAACCCGATGCCCTGGGAGCGGAATTCACAGAATCTGTATCTGGCACAAATCGTTCTGAACCGACCGGTGGACCGCGTGTTTCATTACCTGGTGCCGGAGTCGATGCGCCCGTTGCTCAAGCCCGGACATCGGGTGCAGGTCCCCTTTGGTCGGGGGAATCAGCTCTCGCCCGGCTATTGTGTGGGCGTGGGACCTGCGGATGAAGATCAGCCCAGTGTGCGTCTGAAGTCGGTCGATACCATTCTGGACAGCCGCCCGTTGTTCAGCGCCAAGATGCTAAAATTGACCCGCTGGATTGCCGACCGCTACCTGTGCAGTTGGGGGCAGGTGCTGGACTGTGTCGTTCCTGCCGGCGTCAAGAATCAGGCGGGCACCCGGATGGTGACGGTGTTTGAACTGACCGATCCGCGTGCACTACAGGGGAGAAACATTCCTGAAGAAATCGAACGGCTGCCGGCCAAACAGCGGGCCGTCTACGATGCACTTAAATCTGCCGACCAGCCACTGACGATGGATCAAGTCATGGCCGCCGCCGGCTGTGGTTCCGGCCCGGTTCAGACTCTGAAAAAGAAGACCTTGATTCGCAGTCATCAGAAACGGGTACAGCATTTCGAAAATGGCGACGATGCGGCTTACGCACACATCACCAAGCAGGACGATCTGCAGTTGAACCGGGACCAGCGGATGGCGCTGGATCAGATTCTGTCCGCGATCCGGGGGCAGCGGAGCGAAACGTTCGTCCTGCAGGGCGTGACAGGCAGTGGTAAGACCGAAGTTTACATCCAGGCGATCCGCGAAGTCGTCAGCTATGGTCAGCAGGCGATTGTTCTCGTTCCCGAAATCAGTCTGACCCCGCAGGCGATTCAGCGATTTCGTTCCCGCTTCGATTCGGTGGCGGTGCTGCACAGTCATTTGAGTGACAGCGACCGTCATTACCACTGGCAGAATATCGCGGCCGGTAAGGTGCAGGTGATTGTGGGAGCCCGGAGTGCCGTGTTTGCTCCCGCACCACATCTGGGGCTGATCATCATTGATGAAGAGCACGAGACCAGTTTCAAGCAGGAGACCGCGCCCCGTTATCATGCCCGCGAAGTGGCGCGAAAACGTTCCGAACTGGAGAAGGTTCCTTTGATTCTGGGGTCGGCGACGCCCACGTTGAATTCCTGGCTGCGGGTCATTGAGAAGAAAGACACGCTGATCTCGATGCCTAAGCGGGTCAATAATCTGCCGATGCCCGGTGTGAATATCATCGATGTTCGCAATGATGTGCAGGTCAGGCGAAACGAGTCGCTCGGACGTGTACTTTTCACGGGCATGCAGCACGCACTCGAAGCGGGTGGGCAGGTGATTCTATTCCTGAATCTCCGCGGCTATTCGCCGGCACTGTGGTGTAAAGGGTGTGGAAACTCGGTGAAGTGTCCGCACTGTGAGATCTCACTGACCTGGCATCGGGATAAGAGCCTTGCGGTCTGTCACAGCTGCGATTTTTCCAGCAAGCCGCCAACGCACTGTCCCAGTTGTGGGGCACCGGGACTGCGGTATGTGGGTACCGGGACACAACGACTGGAGGAAGAGGTCAAAGCGAAGTTTCCCAATTACACCTGCAAGCGAATGGACAGCGATACCATGCGGGGTGTCGGCAGTCATGCGAAGGTGCTCAATGCCTTCGCCGCGGGTGAGGTCGATATCCTGCTGGGAACACAGATGATTGCGAAAGGGCTCGACTTCCCGAACGTAACGCTCGTGGGCGTGATCGACGCGGATACGATGCTGCATCAACCCGATCTGTTTGCTTCGGAACGGACGTTTCAGTTGATTGCGCAGGTCGCCGGACGTACGGGACGGGGCATGCAGGGGGGACGCGTGTTTGTGCAGACAACCTCGCCGGCCGAGCCCGCCATCGTCAAAGCCGCGGAGCATGACTTCCTGGGGTTTGCCCGGTTGGAGCTGGGGCACCGTAAAGAGATGCTCGCACCTCCTTTTTCGCATTACGCCCGGGTGATTCTACGTGGTCCCCACGAAGAGCATGTGGAAAAGTTCGCCCGACTGATTGCCGAGATTCTCCATGATGCCGCAGAAGAACGGAAACTGAGTGTGCAGATTCTGGGACCGGCTCCGGCGCCGATTATCAGGCTGAAGAAATATTTTCGCTACCATTTCCAGCTGGCTGCGGTGAATGTGGAAGAGATTCTGCAACTGTGGCGGGAAGTGGATCCCAAACTGCCTCGGGAAAAGGGGATCGAATATATCATCGATGTGGATCCGGTTAACATGCGGTAA
- a CDS encoding iron-containing alcohol dehydrogenase gives MDSKSSTKLKTDQGEGASLSAFDYQPRTRIVFGGGTLSRLGELAVEQGAKHVLLVTDKGLAEAGHEARGVASLEQAGVEITIFDDVHANPTTEDVERGLAVARQQPIDLIVGLGGGSSMDCAKGINFLLTNGGKMEDYWGVGKASKPMLPLIAVPTTAGTGSEAQSFAVIAHPETHMKIACGDKKAACRVAILDPELTLTMPRSVTHVTGIDALSHALETYVTKPRNEISRLFSRRAWSLLAHSFPQVLNTPDDLTARGNMQLGAHFAGAAIENSMLGATHALANPLSAHFGLTHGVAIGIMLPHVIRFNAELVGEHYSQLASDIGLCDQHDPAGPGLLAEHIQSLVSLAGAPTTLTECEVDTGLFDQLAEEASRQWTGNFNPRPVDQSSLRELYECAY, from the coding sequence ATGGATTCGAAATCTTCAACCAAACTGAAAACGGATCAGGGAGAAGGAGCCTCACTTTCTGCCTTTGACTATCAGCCCCGCACCAGAATCGTCTTCGGTGGGGGAACCCTGAGCCGGTTGGGAGAACTCGCCGTCGAACAGGGCGCAAAACATGTCCTGCTGGTCACCGATAAAGGTCTCGCGGAAGCCGGTCACGAAGCCCGCGGCGTCGCTTCGCTCGAACAGGCAGGCGTCGAAATCACCATCTTTGACGACGTTCACGCCAACCCCACCACCGAAGACGTCGAACGCGGACTGGCCGTCGCCCGTCAGCAACCCATCGATCTCATCGTCGGCCTCGGAGGAGGCAGCAGTATGGATTGTGCCAAGGGCATCAACTTCCTGCTCACCAACGGCGGCAAAATGGAAGACTACTGGGGAGTCGGCAAAGCCTCGAAACCGATGCTCCCCCTGATCGCGGTTCCCACCACCGCTGGAACCGGCAGTGAAGCTCAGTCGTTCGCCGTCATCGCGCATCCCGAAACACACATGAAGATTGCCTGCGGCGATAAAAAAGCGGCCTGCCGCGTCGCCATCCTCGATCCCGAACTCACGCTGACCATGCCCCGCTCGGTCACCCACGTCACCGGCATCGATGCCCTCAGCCACGCTCTCGAAACCTACGTCACCAAACCCCGCAATGAAATCTCGCGACTCTTCAGCCGTCGCGCCTGGTCTCTGCTCGCTCATAGTTTCCCCCAGGTTCTCAATACCCCCGATGACCTCACCGCCCGCGGCAATATGCAGCTGGGAGCCCACTTCGCCGGAGCCGCCATCGAAAATTCGATGCTCGGTGCCACACACGCTCTCGCGAACCCTCTCTCGGCACATTTTGGTCTCACACACGGCGTCGCCATCGGCATCATGCTCCCTCATGTAATCCGTTTTAATGCGGAACTGGTCGGCGAGCATTACTCGCAGCTCGCGTCCGACATCGGTCTCTGCGACCAACACGATCCCGCGGGTCCGGGCCTGCTGGCCGAACACATCCAGTCCCTTGTTTCATTAGCCGGAGCCCCGACCACACTCACTGAATGTGAAGTCGACACCGGCCTGTTCGATCAGTTGGCCGAAGAAGCCTCCCGACAGTGGACCGGGAACTTCAACCCCCGCCCTGTCGATCAGTCCTCTTTACGGGAATTGTATGAATGCGCGTATTAA
- a CDS encoding coproporphyrinogen-III oxidase family protein — MDLETTGTTEIGSYFISNYPPFSQWRQEYVTRIQEVLHQPPDTSIPMGLYIHIPFCRKRCKFCYFRVYEKQNAKTIERYVQALQNEFEMLSQVEAIKGRTLDFTYFGGGTPSYLSSKQLLSVRDRLSSLLNWETAQEVTFECEPGTLNLEKVKTLKEIGITRISLGVESFNDKLLEANGRAHLTPEVYKAYDWIQQVGFPQVNIDLIAGMMGETDDNWSDAVEKAAEFNPDNITIYQMELPHNTIISKEMKEMGIDSPIADWKTKRRWMNEAIETLQGKGYHLASGNELVKNPETDRFVYRDNLFRGNDIIATGVSSFGHMQGVHYQNLDRLEDYLETVESGKLPVNRALEPTEHQRLIREFILQLKEGRVRTQPFMDKFGVNLTEEFSEALQNQQKAGYLNYDDSQVELTRKGILQVDSLLTEYFEPEHRMVRYT; from the coding sequence ATGGATCTGGAAACAACAGGCACTACCGAAATCGGCAGTTACTTTATCTCCAACTACCCCCCTTTTTCGCAGTGGAGGCAGGAATACGTCACCCGTATCCAGGAAGTCCTGCACCAGCCCCCCGATACCAGCATTCCGATGGGGCTCTATATCCATATCCCCTTCTGTCGTAAACGCTGTAAATTCTGCTACTTCCGCGTCTACGAAAAACAGAATGCCAAAACCATCGAACGCTACGTTCAAGCCCTGCAGAACGAGTTCGAAATGCTCAGCCAGGTCGAAGCCATCAAGGGACGCACCCTCGACTTCACCTACTTCGGCGGTGGAACTCCCTCTTATCTGAGTTCCAAACAGCTCCTTTCGGTCCGCGATCGGCTCTCCAGCCTGCTCAACTGGGAAACCGCCCAGGAAGTCACCTTCGAATGCGAGCCGGGGACCCTCAACCTGGAAAAAGTCAAAACCCTCAAAGAGATCGGCATCACCCGCATCTCGCTCGGCGTCGAGAGCTTCAACGACAAACTGCTCGAAGCCAACGGTCGCGCGCATCTCACCCCGGAAGTCTATAAAGCTTATGACTGGATCCAGCAGGTCGGCTTCCCCCAGGTCAACATCGACCTCATCGCCGGCATGATGGGTGAGACTGATGACAACTGGTCGGACGCCGTCGAAAAAGCCGCCGAGTTCAATCCGGATAACATCACCATCTACCAGATGGAACTCCCTCACAACACGATCATCTCCAAAGAGATGAAAGAGATGGGCATCGACTCCCCCATCGCCGACTGGAAAACCAAACGCCGCTGGATGAACGAGGCCATCGAAACCCTGCAGGGTAAAGGCTATCACCTCGCCAGCGGAAACGAACTCGTCAAAAACCCCGAAACAGATCGTTTCGTCTACCGCGACAATCTGTTCCGCGGCAACGACATCATCGCCACCGGGGTCTCTTCGTTCGGTCATATGCAGGGCGTGCATTATCAAAACCTCGATCGACTGGAAGACTATCTCGAAACCGTGGAAAGCGGCAAACTTCCCGTAAACCGCGCATTGGAACCCACCGAACACCAGCGGCTCATCCGCGAATTCATCCTGCAACTCAAAGAAGGACGCGTCCGTACCCAACCCTTCATGGACAAGTTCGGCGTCAATCTCACGGAAGAATTCTCCGAAGCACTCCAGAACCAGCAGAAAGCGGGCTACCTGAATTATGATGATTCCCAGGTCGAGTTGACCCGCAAAGGCATCCTGCAGGTCGACAGCCTGCTGACGGAGTATTTCGAACCGGAACACCGCATGGTAAGATACACCTAA